A genomic region of Metopolophium dirhodum isolate CAU chromosome 1, ASM1992520v1, whole genome shotgun sequence contains the following coding sequences:
- the LOC132937462 gene encoding THAP domain-containing protein 1-like: MPVSCVAYGCTNRYKSGQNIHFFRFPLNNENVNQKWIIALRRKNCIPSQWSRICSIHFIDSDYEIRPGTTKPCLKIDAVPSNFPSFPSYLQKPAKCPRKEPAKRNYTPMEVPIIDTGLYLNLIYIFN; this comes from the exons atgcCAGTATCTTGTGTGGCATATGGATGTACCAATAGGTATAAATCCGgtcaaaatattcatttttttcg atttcctttgaataatgaaaatgtaaaccAAAAGTGGATTATTGCATTGAGacgaaaaaattgtataccatCCCAATGGAGTCGTATATGCAGTATTCATTTTATTGACAGTGATTATGAAATAAGACCTGGTACCACTAAACCATGTTTAAAAATTGATGCTGTACCATCAAATTTCCCATCTTTTCCTTCTTACCTTCAAAAACCTGCCAAATGTCCTCGAAAAGAACCTGCAAAAAGAAACTATACACCAATGGAAGTTCCAATAATTGATACcggtttgtatttaaatttgatctATATCTTTAATTAA